The following proteins are encoded in a genomic region of Solea senegalensis isolate Sse05_10M linkage group LG5, IFAPA_SoseM_1, whole genome shotgun sequence:
- the kctd10 gene encoding BTB/POZ domain-containing adapter for CUL3-mediated RhoA degradation protein 3: MEEMSGESVVSSAVPAATTRTTSFKGSSPSSKYVKLNVGGALYYTTMQTLTKQDTMLKAMFSGRMEVLTDSEGWILIDRCGKHFGTILNYLRDGAVPLPDSRRETEELLAEAKYYLVQGLADECTAALQNKETYEPLCKVPLMTSSKEEQKLIAMSNKPTVKLLYNRSNNKYSYTSNSDDNMLKNIELFDKLSLRFNGRVLFIKDVIGDEICCWSFYGQGRKIAEVCCTSIVYATEKKQTKVEFPEARIYEETLNILLYESHDGRGPDNALLEATGGAAGRSNHLDEDEERERIERVRRIHIKRPDDRTHHLQ, translated from the exons ATG GAAGAGATGTCAGGAGAGAGTGTGGTGAGCTCGGCAGTGCCGGCAGCTACAACCCGGACTACATCCTTCAAGGGCTCCAGCCCCAGCTCCAAATATGTGAAATTAAATGTGGGTGGGGCACTGTACTACACTACCATGCAGACACTAACCAAACAGGACACAATGCTCAAAGCTATGTTCAGTGGCAGGATGGAGGTCCTTACTGACAGTGAAG GTTGGATCTTGATCGATCGCTGTGGAAAACATTTTGGAACAATCCTTAACTATCTTAGAGATGGGGCAGTGCCACTGCCAGACAGCCGACGAGAAACTGAGGAACTGCTTGCGGAGGCCAAGTATTACCTTGTCCAAGGCTTAGCTGATGAATGCACTGCTGCCTTGCAG AACAAAGAAACGTATGAACCCCTTTGTAAAGTGcctctgatgacatcatccaagGAAGAGCAGAAGCTTATTGCAATGTCGAATAAg CCTACTGTCAAACTGTTGTACAACAgaagcaacaacaaatattcATACACCAG CAATTCTGACGACAACATGCTGAAAAACATCGAGCTGTTTGACAAGCTGTCATTGCGGTTCAACGGCCGAGTCCTCTTCATCAAAGATGTGATTGGAGATGAGATCTGTTGTTGGTCATTTTACGGCCAGGGGCGTAAGATTGCTGAAGTTTGCTGCACCTCCATTGTTTATGCTACAGAAAAGAAGCAGACAAAG GTTGAGTTTCCTGAGGCACGTATTTATGAGGAGACTCTCAACATCCTTCTGTATGAGTCCCATGATGGGAGAGGTCCAGACAATGCCCTGCTGGAGGCCACAGGGGGCGCCGCAGGACGATCTAACCATCTGGATGAGGACGAGGAGCGAGAACGAATTGAAAGAGTTCGTAGGATTCATATCAAACGGCCGGATGACCGCACACATCACCTTCAGTGA
- the LOC122769429 gene encoding ubiquitin-protein ligase E3B-like — translation MFGVPQSSKSEFLDKARQAREERKGHKEKERAATQIQALVRRFLCRCKLQKQLRTEVDNYFQASETGTSKRNALSLFKNARKLLFIYCQEDKMRFEKLCRAILASMEVENEPKVWYVSLALSKDLTIPWLKQVKDVLWVCCQLLKNLKPDILQDNKMITLYLTMLVTFTDTSTWKIVRGKGEALRPALMRMCENIMGHLNQKGFYSMLQILLTNGLARSKPSLSKGTLTAIFTLSLRPVIAAHFSDNLLRSFLIHIMSVPAVVHHLNVLTPECMASIQTHDLLRKFILFLSREEQCSDICVCLEGSHTLCLLGNLIHLGFLNEKVLEEEAGHFVKDLTDMLSYCQRYVSQKKSNLTHWHPVLGWFSQTVNFIQTFFQ, via the exons ATGTTTGGTGTGCCTCAAAGCTCCAAGTCCGAGTTCCTGGACAAAGCCAGGCAGgccagggaggagaggaaggggcataaggagaaggagagagcagCAACCCAGATCCAAGCTCTGGTCAGGAGGTTCCTCTGTCGATGCAAACTCCAGAAGCAACTAAG GACAGAGGTTGATAACTATTTTCAAGCCTCTGAAACTGGAACATCAAAAAGAAATgcactttcactttttaaaaatgctcGGAAATTACTGTTCATATATTGCCAAGAGGATAAGATG AGGTTTGAGAAGCTTTGTCGTGCCATTCTGGCCAGCATGGAGGTTGAAAATGAACCTAAA GTCTGGTATGTGTCACTGGCCCTTTCCAAAGACCTTACAATTCCCTGGCTCAAGCAGGTAAAAGATGTCCTGTGGGTCTGCTGTCAGCTACTGAAAAATTTAAAG CCTGACATACTACAGGACAATAAAATGATAACGCTGTACCTCACTATGCTGGTGACCTTCACAGACACCTCAACCTGGAAGATAGTGCGAGGGAAGG GAGAAGCTCTCAGACCTGCTCTGATGAGGATGTGTGAAAATATCATGGGGCATCTCAATCAGAAGGGGTTTTATTCAATGCTTCAG ATTTTGCTAACCAATGGCTTGGCACGGTCTAAACCATCTCTGTCTAAAGGCACTCTAACAGCTATCTTCACTTTGTCACTAAG GCCGGTTATTGCTGCTCACTTCTCTGATAACCTGCTGAGATCGTTCCTCATCCACATCATGTCAGTTCCAGCTGTCGTTCATCACCTCAATGTGCTTACACCAGAG TGTATGGCATCAATCCAGACGCATGACCTCCTGAggaagttcattttatttctcagccGAGAAGAACAATGTtcagacatctgtgtgtgtttagagggCAGCCATACTCTCTGCTTACTTG GCAATCTGATTCACTTGGGTTTCCTTAATGAGAAAGTCCTTGAAGAGGAGGCCGGCCATTTTGTGAAGGACCTTACTGACATGCTGTCATACTGCCAGAGATATGTATCCCAAAAGAAGTCTAACCTTACCCACTGGCACCCTGTCCTGGGCTGGTTCTCCCAAACTGTTAACTTCATCCAGACCTTTTTCCAGTAA
- the LOC122769430 gene encoding serrate RNA effector molecule homolog, whose product MGDSDDEYDRRRRDKFRRERSDYDRSREREDRRRDDWNDREWDRGRERRNRGEYRDYDRGRRERFSPPRHDMSPQQKRMRRDWDDHGGDPYRGGYDLGYGGGGGPSYVPPQHWGHPDLHLMQPHHGIPIQARLGNIHDMDLGPPPPIMKSFKEFLVSLDDSVDETEAVKRYNEYKIDFRRQQMQDFFLAHKDEEWFRSKYHPDEASRLKAESHSALHNRLNVFMFLMENGWFDNVSLDIEQTPAIIKLLDAAVIKMEGGTDHDLRILELPSEEEEERERLLSVSAGAEPPKREDLKTLDGDRKPSVEKDKNEKEKSDSANTETAAAANGEKVKEETEKEAAKEEMPEPKKQRRKRKRSGDSDDEGSASESDSDSDSNSDSNSNCSEKPVKKEEEEDKDEEEEEGEEEKPKENSEEGKKEEEGKKKPKDDSPRPRPLHRTCSLFMRSIAPTISKAEIIALCRRYPGFLRVCLSDPHPERRFFRRCWVTFDRSVNIKEICWNLQNIRLRDCELAPGVNRDLARRVRNVNGITQHKQVLRNDIKLAAKLIHALDEKGNLWSNKPQEEGQSSELPAQNPVLKNITDYLIEEVSAEEEELLGSGSGMDPEENMKEGNPTETTVERDDKLATVLDRLLLYLRVVHSIDYYNTCEYPSEDEMPNRCGMVHVRGPIPPNRISNGEVQQWQKMVEEKLLPLFSLKEILSEEEAGKMGRKDR is encoded by the exons ATgggtgacagtgatgatgagtaTGATCGCAGACGAAGGGACAAATTCAGACGGGAGAGAAGTGATTACGACcgctcgagagagagagaagacagacgCAGAGATGACTGGAATGACAG GGAATGGGACAGAGGCAGGGAGCGACGTAATCGTGGAGAGTACCGGGATTATGACAGAGGTCGCAGGGAGAGATTCTCCCCACCCAGGCATGACATGAGTCCACAGCAAAAACGCATGAGAAGAGACTG GGATGACCATGGTGGAGACCCATATCGTGGGGGATACGACTTGGGGtatggaggtggtggagggcCCAGTTATGTCCCACCGCAGCACTGGGGCCACCCTGACTTGCACCTAATGCAGCCTCATCATGGCATTCCCATTCAGGCCAG GCTCGGTAACATCCATGATATGGATTTGGGTCCACCCCCTCCGATAATGAAGAGCTTTAAGGAGTTCCTGGTTTCCTTGGATGATTCTGTGGATGAGACTGAGGCCGTCAAGCGCTATAATGAGTACAAGATTGACTTCCGCCGACAACAGATGCAGGACTTCTTCTTGGCTCATAAAGATGAAGAGTG GTTCAGGTCTAAGTACCACCCAGATGAGGCCAGTCGACTCAAGGCAGAGTCCCACAGTGCTCTGCACAACCGTCTCAATGTCTTCATGTTCCTGATGGAGAATGGATGGTTTGATAATGTCTCCTTGGATATTGAACAGACTCCAGCCATCATCAAACTTCTGGATGCAG CTGTGATTAAGATGGAAGGAGGGACGGATCACGACCTTCGTATCTTGGAGCTGCCatctgaagaggaagaagagagagagaggttgttgTCTGTTTCAGCAGGTGCTGAACCTCCCAAGAGAGAAGACCTCAAGACCTTGGATGGTGACCGGAAACCCTCTGtggagaaagacaaaaatgagaag GAGAAGAGTGATTCTGCCAACACAGAGACGGCTGCTGCAGCAAACGGGGAGAAGGTGAAAGAGGAGACGGAGAAAGAGGCGGCTAAAGAAGAAATGCCTGAACCCAAGAAG cagagaagaaagaggaagcgCAGTGGAGACAGTGATGACGAAGGCAGTGCCTCAGAGAGCGACTCTGACTCAGACTCCAACTCGGACTCCAACTCTAACTGCTCTGAAAAACCtgtgaagaaggaagaagaggaagacaaggatgaggaggaggaagaaggtgaAG AGGAGAAACCGAAGGAGAACTCtgaagagggaaagaaagaagaagagggaaaaaagaagccCAAAGATGACTCTCCTCGACCACGGCCTCTGCACCGGACCTGCTCCCTGTTCATGAGGAGCATTGCTCCCACCATTTCCAAGGCTGAGATTATAGCT ctttgCAGACGATACCCAGGCTTTTTGCGTGTTTGCTTGTCTGACCCCCATCCAGAGCGCAG GTTTTTCAGACGTTGCTGGGTGACATTCGACCGTAGTGTTAATATCAAAGAGATCTGCTGGAACCTTCAGAACATTCGG CTACGTGACTGTGAACTGGCACCAGGGGTGAACAGGGACCTGGCCCGGAGGGTGCGTAATGTTAACGGCATCACTCAACACAAGCAGGTGCTCCGCAATGACATCAAGCTGGCGGCCAAGCTCATTCATGCTCTGGATGAGAAGGGTAACCTGTGGAGCAACAAGCCACAGGAAGAGGGGCAGAGCTCTGAG TTGCCGGCTCAGAACCCCGTCTTGAAGAATATCACAGATTATCTGATTGAGGAAGTGagtgctgaggaggaggagctgctgggcTCTGGGAGTGGGATGGATCCTGAGGAAAACATGAAGGAAGGGAATCCTACGGAGACAACAGTGGAGAGGGATGACAAATTAGCCACG GTTCTTGACCGCCTACTCTTATATCTGCGTGTTGTGCATTCAATTGACTACTACAACACCTGTGAATATCCGAGTGAGGATGAAATGCCCAATCGCTGTGGCATGGTCCATGTTCGTGGACCCATCCCTCCAAACCGCATCTCGAACGGAGAAG ttcaacAGTGGCAGAAGATGGTGGAGGAGAAGCTGCTTcctttatttagtttaaaagAAATTCTGTCTGAAGAAGAGGCAGGGAAGATGGGCCGCAAGGATCggtag
- the trpv4 gene encoding transient receptor potential cation channel subfamily V member 4, whose protein sequence is MNEGRSALFRRCHLALSKADTLTSAPAKAELSVDAGDGGSAQPESDAAFPLSELSHLFESEDAAPSTQDTSQDSALEVVQPGQVADSRQNLRMKFQGAFKKGISNPMDLLESTIYESNVVPGPKKAPMDSLFDYGTYGHMSNQKRRRKKLPRGKTATSGEDDQSSDPPKVVKTFNRSVLFDCVSRGDPAALDGLLEYLQSHDKRLTDEEFREPSTGKTCLPKALMNLYGGRNDTIPLMVDIAEKTGNLREFLNSPFRDLYYRGQTALHIAIERRCKQYVELLVEKGADVHAQARGRFFQPKDEGGYFYFGELPLSLAACTNQPDIVHYLTENPHKKADLRRQDSRGNTVLHALVHIADNTKDNTRFLTKMYDVLLIKSAKLYPDCSLETVLNSDGMSPLMMAAKLGKIGVFQHIIRREIKDEEVRHLSRKFKDWAYGPVYSSLYDLSSLDTCGEEPSVLEILVYNSRNENRHEMLAVEPINELLRAKWQKFAAVTFYISVVSYLITMIIFTLVAYYHPTHGTPPYPYISSSDYLRMAGEIVTLASGIFFFLTNIKDVFLKKCPGVKSLFIDGSFQLLYFIYSVLIVVTAALYLSGIKAYVSVMVFALVLGWMNTLYFTRGLKLTGTYSIMIQKILFKDLFRFLLVYVLFMIGYASALVSLLIECPPPGTECDGDCPTYPKCREPDTFSTFLLDLFKLTIGMGELDMIHGAQYPAVFLILLVTYIILTFVLLLNMLIALMGETVGQVSKESKKIWKLQVMWCLWMSRLLLNCSLQLNKLPSGKGNLNNYSRNNFYSCSSTGSNSCYSMSSKIEPKVHT, encoded by the exons ATGAATGAG gGTCGTTCTGCTCTCTTCAGGAGGTGCCACCTTGCCTTGTCCAAGGCAGACACCCTCACCTCTGCTCCTGCCAAAGCCGAGCTCTCTGTGGACGCGGGCGATGGTGGGTCCGCTCAGCCGGAGAGCGACGCGGCGTTCCCCCTCTCTGAGCTCTCGCACTTGTTTGAGAGTGAGGATGCCGCCCCGTCGACCCAGGACACGAGTCAGGACTCTGCCCTGGAGGTGGTTCAGCCCGGCCAGGTGGCGGACAGTCGACAGAACCTGCGGATGAAGTTCCAGGGTGCTTTCAAGAAGGGCATTTCCAATCCCATGGACCTACTGGAGTCCACCATATACGAGTCAAACGTAGTTCCAGGCCCCAAGAAAGCGCCCATGGACTCACTCTTTGACTATGGCACCTATGGTCACATGAGCAACCAGAAGAGACGCAGGAAGAAGCTTCCAAGAGG TAAAACGGCGACATCCGGTGAAGACGATCAAAGCTCAGATCCGCCGAAGGTCGTGAAGACATTCAACCGCTCTGTCCTCTTTGACTGTGTCTCGCGTGGAGACCCGGCGGCGCTCGACGGCCTGCTGGAGTACCTGCAGAGTCACGACAAGCGGCTGACTGACGAGGAGTTCAGAG AACCATCCACGGGTAAGACGTGTCTGCCTAAAGCCCTGATGAACCTTTACGGTGGTCGGAACGACACCATCCCGCTGATGGTTGACATCGCGGAGAAGACTGGAAACCTCCGAGAGTTCCTGAATTCACCATTCAGGGATCTCTACTACAGAG GCCAGACGGCGCTCCACATCGCTATAGAGCGACGCTGCAAACAGTACGTGGAGCTGCTGGTGGAGAAGGGAGCTGATGTTCATGCCCAGGCACGAGGACGCTTCTTCCAGCCTAAAGATGAAGGAGGCTACTTCTACTTTG GTGAGCTGCCTCTCTCGCTGGCTGCATGCACGAACCAGCCCGACATAGTGCACTACCTGACCGAGAATCCGCACAAGAAAGCTGACCTGCGGCGCCAGGACTCACGTGGAAACACAGTGTTGCACGCTCTGGTGCACATCGCCGACAACACCAAGGACAACACGCGCTTCCTCACCAAGATGTACGACGTGCTGCTCATCAAGAGCGCAAAGCTCTACCCAGACTGCAGCCTGGAGACGGTGCTCAACAGTGACGGCATGTCACCGCTCATGATGGCGGCCAAACTGGGAAAAATAGGG GTTTTTCAGCACATCATCCGGCGTGAGATCAAAGATGAGGAGGTCCGTCACCTGTCACGGAAGTTTAAGGACTGGGCTTATGGTCCAGTTTACTCATCTCTCTATGATCTGTCTTCACTGGACACATGTGGAGAGGAACCATCAGTGCTGGAAATCCTTGTCTACAACAGTCGAAAtgag AACCGCCACGAGATGCTGGCAGTGGAGCCCATCAATGAGCTGCTGCGTGCCAAGTGGCAGAAGTTTGCCGCTGTCACCTTTTACATCAGTGTCGTTTCCTACCTCATCACCATGATCATCTTCACACTCGTGGCTTATTACCACCCGACACACGGCACG CCTCCGTACCCCTACATCTCCTCCTCTGATTACCTGCGGATGGCGGGCGAGATCGTCACCTTGGCGTCAGGAATCTTCTTTTTCCTCACCAAC ATTAAAGACGTTTTCCTGAAGAAGTGTCCTGGGGTgaagtctttatttattgatggatCCTTTCAGCTGCTCTA TTTCATCTACTCTGTACTGATCGTAGTCACAGCTGCTCTCTACCTGTCGGGCATTAAAGCCTACGTGTCAGTGATGGTGTTTGCACTTGTGCTGGGCTGGATGAACACACTTTACTTCACCAGAGGCCTAAAGCTCACTGGCACCTACAGTATAATGATACAGAAG attCTTTTCAAAGACCTTTTCAGATTCCTGCTGGTGTATGTGCTCTTCATGATTGGATATGCATCAG CTCTGGTGTCCCTGCTGATAGAGTGTCCTCCACCAGGAACTGAGTGTGACGGGGACTGTCCTACCTACCCCAAGTGCAGGGAGCCGGACACTTTTAGCACCTTCCTGCTGGACCTTTTCAAACTCACCATTGGGATGGGAGAGCTGGATATGATCCATGGCGCACAGTATCCTGCAGTCTTCCTCATCCTGTTGGTGACTTATATTATCCTGacatttgtgctgctgctcaaCATGTTGATCGCTCTGATGGGGGAGACGGTGGGACAGGTGTCGAAGGAAAGCAAGAAGATCTGGAAGCTTCAGGTGATGTGGTGTTTATGGATGTCCAGACTTTTACTAAACTGCTCACTGCAGCTCAATAAACTCCCCTCTGGGAAGGGCAACCTGAACAACTACAGCAGGAACAACTTCTATTCCTGCTCCTCCACTGGTAGCAATTCAtgttatagtatgtcgtccaaaatcgagCCAAAAGTTCATACTtga